The region TCCTCAGTGAGTCTAAAAGGCAATGTCTGCCTCAGCCTTTCCATAAGCGTCCCTTTTGAATCGAATGCAATCCCTTTGCCATGCAGTCGTCCTCTTCTTAAAATGGCAAGCCCTGACTGGAGCATAAACAGCTCATCAAAGATAAGCCTCTTTTGAGGCTCGCTCTGCCATTGGTTAAGCAGAGAGACATCAAGTTCGTCTTCTGGAAAATGACAGCCCATTATTGCACTTTTAAGCCCGATGAGTTTATTTCTTTTAAGAATCTCTTGAGGGATAGGGTCTTGGATGTCATTTAGATGGCTTTTGAGGACATTATATATTATACTTCTGAGCTGTCTTGAGCTCACCCCCTCGGTTACACTGTAGACAGGCACAAGCCTACCAGTATGAATCAGGGCATCCGTATCATCTCCTATTAGCTCATACTCAGGGTTTTCCATTTCAAAGCATCTGCCACGATATGGATATTTCACGGTGCCTGATAAGACAACATCAATTCCTAAGGTAAACTTTTTTTTAAGAAACCTCTGATTGAACCACTTACCCACGATAAATCCGCTTCCATCTGACACTGTAAGCTCTAATATCTCAAGTCTGCCTGAGATGCGCTTAATGTCAGCCCTTATGACCCTGCCTGAAACGGTCTGAATGCCAGATGAGAGGAATCCTACGGTTATGTCTCTGATGGGCTTGATATTTCTTCTGTCTTCGTATCTATATGGAAGGTAATAGAGCAGGTCATGGACTGTTTTCGTTCCGAGCCTGTTTAGAAGTTTTGCCCTTTGAGGGCCAACGCCTTTTATGTACTGGACATTCAGTTCGGATAAGTCTTTAACCATCTTTTTTGGATGGTGGTTTTCTCTTTGCCTTTTCTCTCAGGGCATCTTCAAGGGTTCTGTCTGCTTCCTCTACCTTCATCTTTGAGTATTCCGATTCGCTCAATATGTCTATGTCCCAGCCAGTGAGCTTCATTGCCAGCCTGACATTCTGTCCTTTCCTTCCAATGGCAATAGAAAGCTGTTGGTCTGAGACAACAACCATTGCGGATTTCTCCTCCTCGTTAACGCCAACCTTGTCAATAGTGGCTGGACTTAATGCCCTCGCAATAAGCATTCTCGTGTCATCTGTCCACGGGATAATATCTATTCTTTCGCCTTTCAGCTCCCTGACAATCGACTGAACCCTCGTGCCCTTCATCCCAACACAAGCACCCACAGGGTCTACCGAGGGGCTGTTTGAAGAAACAGCTATCTTTGTCCTTTCTCCTGGTTCTCTGACAACATCCTTGATGTTAACGAGTCCCTCGCTAATCTCAGGCACCTCCATCCTGAAAAGCCCCTTTATGAAATCAGGGTTTGTTCTCGTTATATGTATGAGCGGGCCTCTCGATGTGAGCTGTATATCCTCTATATATGCCCTTATGGTATCTCCTCTTTTAGGCAACTCTCCGGGCAGGGCGTCCTTTATAGGCAAAACAGCCTCTGCCTTGCCTATGCTTACAAAATAACAGCCCTTTTCTTTTCTAAGCACAGTCCCGCTTATAATTGTGCCTACCTTGCCCTTAAACTCGGTATATATTACTTCACGCTCTGCCTCCCTTACCCTCTGGAATATAACCTGTTTTGCAGTCTGTGCCGCAATTCTGCCAAAATCCTGAATACTTAACGGGATGTTTATCTCCTCTCCTATACCTTTATCAGGACTCAGTTTCTTTGCATCCTCGAGGGAAATCTCCTCATCTAAGTTAGATGCCTTCTCGACTATCTTTTTAGTCTCATACAGAGAGATGTTAGAGGTCGTCCTAT is a window of Nitrospirota bacterium DNA encoding:
- the nusA gene encoding transcription termination/antitermination protein NusA, producing the protein MTKELLHLIEQMAKEKGISKEVLFSALESALLSAARKKYGGRMNISLQIDRTTSNISLYETKKIVEKASNLDEEISLEDAKKLSPDKGIGEEINIPLSIQDFGRIAAQTAKQVIFQRVREAEREVIYTEFKGKVGTIISGTVLRKEKGCYFVSIGKAEAVLPIKDALPGELPKRGDTIRAYIEDIQLTSRGPLIHITRTNPDFIKGLFRMEVPEISEGLVNIKDVVREPGERTKIAVSSNSPSVDPVGACVGMKGTRVQSIVRELKGERIDIIPWTDDTRMLIARALSPATIDKVGVNEEEKSAMVVVSDQQLSIAIGRKGQNVRLAMKLTGWDIDILSESEYSKMKVEEADRTLEDALREKAKRKPPSKKDG